The window AGTTCCATAAGATACATATTTCATTCATTATATTGCTTTATCCTGTTGTGTGAGTTTTAAGTATTTCATGTGAAGTATGCTGTTAATAGAATTTGTGTTTTAGTTTGAAATCTTATGAGTTGAGTATTTCTTATTGCTTTAAGGGGATTTTAGTGTGCTtttgtaaaataataaaaaaaccccaactaaacAACCCCAAACATAAATCATGTGCACTGAGAAGTAATGTTTTGGTGTGATTTACTATGATGCCTGGTTTCTGATCTCATCCTCTGAGGAATCATTGCTTGGATCAGAAGCCTGTGTGTCAGAAACGTGGAGAGCACAAGCTCTGTACAGGTTACACTACCTTTGTGCTCTTGGTTTGCCTTGAACTTTTGTTCACAGAATTTCACTTAAATAGGTCAGGACAGCTATTGTTTGGACTGTGCTCTTCTCTATCGATCTTCCTGTCTGTGTGACTTTCACAAATGCCTTTTATAGTGATTACTTCTACCTTTAAATCAACTATTCTAAGTGCTTGATGGCATCAATCCCACTGATATCCCTGTAAAGCCTTTATTAATAGTGCAGATGTGTTGTGGCTTTAGGCAGCCAAGTTCCAGTCAGCTGCTTGCTTCCACCCTCCACTgcttcctccccagtggattgaaaggggaaaaatgaagtaacttgtgggttgagataaggacagttcaataggtaaagcaaaaactGTGTGCACAAGCCAACTAAGAAATGTATTCTCTttgcatgggcaggcaggtgtgggCCATCCCCAGGAAGGCAGGGCTGCCTTGTGGCAGTGACTTGGGAAGATAAACACCATCCACTCTGAGTGTCCCCACCTCCTGCTCTTACCCCAGATATTACTGCTGGCTGCAATGTCCTGTGGCATGGGACTCTCTCTGATGgattggggtcagctgtcccagctgtgtccctccCAGCTGCTTGTGTGTCCCAGTCAGCTGGCTGGGATGCTGtggaagcactgctcagcagtagcTAAAACATCAGTCTGCTGTCAGCACTgatttcagcacaaatccaaaacatagcaCTGTAGGTGCTgctgggaagaaaattaactctaccccagatAAAACTTCATAGAATATGTCTGAGTCCCACTTAAGAACTGATTTTTCACATCTGCCAATTGGCCAGTTCCTCATCCATTTAATATTGTTTATTAATATTGCACAATGCTaattttaaaaactaatttgTGCCAAATGTCAGCAAAAATAACTGAATTAATTTAGTTCTGAGAAAATTCGGAGTCTGACTCTAAAACCAGCTACTTAAAAAGaacattttccattaaaaatgtACTAATTGACCTAAATTGCATTATGACAATTCATTAAGTTCCATATCTGAGTTTTATTTTTTTGATATAATCTGATTTGTTGACTTAACCATATGTAATTTGTTGGTTTGTCCTAATTTCCATTTTTAAGTACTATGTTAgttttgtatatattttttttaagttgaaaTATCACAGTATAACACTTCTGTAGTTCAGATTTCTGTGGCCAATGTTGTTCCCATGTACTTAGAATGAAATAGAGATAGAGATAAGAAAAGGATGACTTCTTTCTTGGTGAAGCAGCCATTTATCTTAGTCTAAGATTCCTACTTTTCCTGTATGAACTAAGGGGATGAATTGTACTAACCTTATGTTCAGCTTTATAGAATGTTATCTATTTCTCATTCCTGGAGACAGTAATGAAACTTCTTCAGTAAACATGTCTTGTCCATTAGCTCTCAGAAAAAGCAATTTcatgaatattttattatttacagCAGAATTGCAGGGGGATGGAGATGTGCATGCTTTGTTTTTCCCAACATATGCCTTCCAAATCAATAAAATATTGTGGAGAAAGTAACTTCCCTGAAGCTGTCAGGACTGGTTTAGCAAGGCAGCTCCTGCAGTCCTGAACTGTCACAGCATCAGCTGGCCTTGTAAAGGAGCACAAGGTCAGCTCTGTATAAACTCACAGATAGTGCTAATCTGTGCTAGGCCGAGAGAATGAGAGCAGCAGCCATGGCAGGCAGAACTTGACTTGGAACCAGAAGTGCTGGGACGTTTGTGATTACGAGGGAGAGGAGTGTCAGGAGTCTGAAAGCTGCCCTAGCACATGGAAATTCTTCTAAAGCAAAGTGAGGGGCTCAGACCATAAGTGTTTGGGAAGAGAGCCTTAGCCACATTGTGGCTAAGCTGGAGATGGTCAGGAATTCTGAGAagactgtttgtttgtttgtttgtttgtttttaataggaAAGCTCTTCTTATTTATTACGTATAAAACTTCTGCATTAGCACTTCAACCCAACTGCAGTGAAGAGCATAACTCTGGTTCAAAATGAGAGAATGAGTAGTGGTTGGGCAGTGAGTTTCAGTAGGTAATGTGCAGTCATGGCCTCCTTTGTGCCAGCTTGAGGATACTCACAGAGTCAAATTGGAGCAAATCAAAATGAGAGCTGTGTATTTTTTCCCTCTGGATTAAGTTCAGCCATATCAGTTTTCTGACCTGTCGTACTCAAGTAGGGATTGCAAAACTTGTCAAGCTGGAATAAGGGAGGAGGTGGTGGAACCTTTTCATAACCAAGCATATCTATGTACCTTAAGGTTTATCTTAAAAGTTATTTTGTTTTTTATGAATGTTCATTATATTCTTGGCAAGATGGGAAGGCAGAATTGTAATAGCTAACATTAGCCAAGTGAGGTTAACCTTTGTGTGCTACTTCTAGATGTAATGAGGATGGGCAGAGAGAGGGCCTGACAAAAGCTAGCAGAGCTTTAGTGGAGTGTGGCTGGGGAACATGGCATTTTCTTTCATCTGTGACTTACTTGTGCTAGGACTTAAGAGGATGCATTATTGAGTTGCATAAGCTAAAGTTGAGTATTTGTTAAGtaacactctgtgtgtgtgtgtatgtatacatATTCTTTTTCAGGTGGAGGAGATGCTGTTAGTGCCTTGCAGTGCTTTCATTGCAATGCCCCCAGACTACCAGGCCTGAAGGGATACTCTCTTTCTTGACAGAGAAATGTAAATGTTGCAAAAATCTAAAATTAAATGAGGAGGAAGTAGCTGGGAAAATGGACATTAAAAAGGCATCTGGTGTGTGCTGCAGTTCTCTGCATAAAAGCATAAACAAAGTACAAATTTGACTGTATAGATTTGTGCTTTGTATGCAGTTTTTGTTCCATGGCCAAGTACATTCTGAAATCTCTCATGCATATTGTGTTCTTTTTTGCCAGGAACTCGACAAAGAACTGCCAGTGTTACAGCCTTACTTTGTTGGAGCCCCAGAAGATGCTGGGCAGACAGGATCCGGAATGCGGGTCACGTGGCTGGGACACGCCACCGTTCTGGTGGAAATGGACGAACTCGTGTTTCTCACTGACCCCATCTTCAGCCAGAGAGCTTCCCCCATCCAGCTCCTGGGCCCCAAGCGCTTCCGAGGCCCTCCGTGCACGGTGGCGCAGCTGCCCAGGATAGACGCGGTGCTGATCAGCCACACCCACTACGATCACCTGGACTACAACAGCGTGGCCAGCCTCAACGAGCGCTTCGGGAGCGAGCTGCGCTGGTTCGTGCCGCTGGGGCTCCTGCCCTGGATGCAGAGGTGTGGCTGCGAGAATGTCATCGAACTGGATTGGTGGGAGGAGAACTGTGTCCCCGGTCACGATGCGGTCACTTTTGTCTTCACTCCTTCCCAGCATTGGTGCAAAAGGACTGTGACAGATGATAACAAGGttctctggggcagctggtctgTCTTGGGACCTTGGAACAGGTTTTTCTTCGCAGGAGATACTGGATATTGTTTTGCTTTTGAACAAATAGGTAAAAGGTTTGGACCTTTTGATCTTGCAGCCATTCCCATTGGAGCTTATGAGCCAAGGTAAGAAAATCAGAGTTTGAGCAGTATACGTAAATGAAATGACGTACTGGTGACAAAAAATACACCTAGAAATTAAAACTATAGCTGTACTTTTAATAAAGTTTTTGGAGAGTTTTTTCTTCAGATTTAAGGACAGCAAGGATGAATCAGCAGTCTTTCTTCCCTTAAAATGTTGATTAAAAATCTGGAATTACTCTGTGCCTTTTTTTCTGAAACAGCATAATTTTATCCAGCCCATTCCAGTTTATGTCATTTGCTGCATTTTTCTCTTGCTTCAGTGTTTACCCTGGTTTTGCAACTTATCTGGAGACAAGGATGACTTGGTTATAGAGTGTGAAAAATCTGTTTGCTCAAGAGAGAtaacttttttccttttggagAAAACATTTAGATGATAGTACTCATAtgatgctggaaggaaagaatgTATGGACAGAGAAAAAAGATGGGAATCTAAATAGCATGGTAAAAAATTCTGTATCTTTCAAGAATTGCCAAGTTCTCTCTTTTGCTTTGCCTATTCCCGTGGGCTATTTCTGAAGCACACTCTTTTTGGTGTGCACCAAATTTTTTCAGAGATGGATTTCAAGTTTTGGCCCTAATGCCTCATATGTCCTTAACCTATTGAAAATAGTGATAAGAAAATATCCTTCAAAAAGAGAGTACAATAAATGAACTGTTATGTTGGTATATGTTAGTTTCCTGATCTTGAGTGTTCTGTATGTTGTCCAGGTGTACATGCTTATGATTTTTTTGATTAGGTGAGCACATATTTCTTTTTGTACTTTGCACTGGCAGTAAAGGAGAAATCTTGCACTGGATTAGGTGACACAAAAAAAGTGCTTCTTTGTTTTGGTAGGTGGTTTATGAAATACCAGCATGTGGATCCTGAAGAAGCAGTAAGAATCCATATTGATGTTCAAGCAAAGAAGTCTGTAGCAATTCATTGGGGGACCTTTGCTTTAGCAAATGAGGTAAATTGCAACACTAAGCATGAGTTGAGATTTCCAAGGACTAGACAGTCATTAGTGAAGCTTTGCTTGTGCAGTTTAACCTGCATATCTGTAAATGTAAACTTAAAATGTGAACTTTATATGAGTGAAAATTTTTGCTCTATATACTGCTGTTCAAAACAATGCTTAGCTTTTCATGACCAATTACATAAAATATTTCCACGGTTAAGAGAGTACAGAGTTATTGAAGCAAATGTGGAGGATTTCTGATATCCAGATGCTGAGGAACATAACAGATGAGGACACATGCAGTATTTTGCAGTGTTATGCAGTAATAAAAACAAACTGAGTGGTGCATCACTTGGAGATAGTAAGAACTGCATGCCAGTAGGTCAACCAGTATTTATTAATTATGTCTGTCTAGTAAATATATAAACAGTATTTTTAATAGTTGATTCAAAGTTAAAACCAGAAAGGATGTGAAAAAATTGAGTTATTGTGTTTTTGATTTTTAAGGTGTTTTATTCCCCTCTACACCCCACCCAAGCCCACAGATCTAATAAGAAGTTTACCCAGATACTTTCACAGCAACTGAATGTGCAGTGAATAGAAAGtacctgcatttgttttgataCTGTCTGGTAGCTGTTTTTCAGCTTTGTTTTTGCATCAGTTGCACCACTTTATCTCCTAATTCATTCCTGATAGTGTGATCACCTGATCTGTCAAATGTTGTCCCGTCTGAGCTCCGTCCCTGCTGCTCGTGCAGCTCCGTGGCAGAGCGTGGAGGGAACACAGGATGCGGTGGGTGGATAGAACATTTCCTGTCCGCAGTGTTTCCAATAAACTGTGTTACTGTGCCCGCAGTACAGGAGTTACTGTGTATTTAGGAGCACAAACACCGAGGGTTACTCCTTTGGGCAATGTAACAAATACAGGCGGTGACGAGGGGGGAGCGTTCGGACGGGAGCGCCGCCAGCGCGGGTGCGGAGCGGGCAGAGCGCCGGCTGCTGGCGGCAGCGCTTCCAACCGAGGGATCCATTCCTGCCCTAAGGCACCGAGTGCGGCCTCACAAGTCGAGCCTTGCTACTTACTCTGCAGCTGTAGATCAGCGTTCTTATATTCCAAAAATCTAAAATGAACCCAAACATTTTAATTTGATAAATATCCTTCTCCTCCACCCgttttttagagtttttttcctttcagaaaaatGTTGCAGTGGTATCTTTTCCCTCATATTATTCTCATTTTTTTCAGTATTACTTGGATCCTCCAGTTAAATTGAATGAAGCTCTTGAAAGATACGGCTTGAAAAAAGATGACTTCTTTATCTTACGCCATGGAGAGTCACGGAATTTGAATACAAATGACCGGTTTGAAAACTGAAACAGTGTCAGTCCTTGTAAGCCCTGTTTGATTTGAACTAATGGAACAATACTAACAGAATGTACACAATAGTTTTTTGAGATTGAATTGGATTTTTAAATGCCAGGTTTCTCAGTTTCAGAACTAAAGCTTGCATACCAATTTCATGACAAACTTTATTAGTTATTTGTTTATAAATTTAGAGAGATGATCCAAAAGTGATTTATATATTAAGTGTTGTCTGGGAATAACTTGCTCTGATGTACACCACtgataaaaaatttatttttaaactcttCATTTCACCTGCTGCAGCAATAATAACTTCAGCACAGAACATATTCTTAGGATTAATGGCTGACTTGAATTATTCATTGTTAGACTGTCCTCTCCCACTTGTTAGTCTTCAGGTTATGCCCTGTACCTTGATGTACAAGCTTCATACAGCTTCACTGTATGTTTTGTGGGGTGAAGTCTTCCAATACAGCTGTGTTGTTTAAGCACAAGCATGGTAAAATTGTTTCACTCTTCATTTTCATGTATTAATGAACCACaaaagctgaattttacatcaaaGAAATGTGCCTTTTAAAGAAAGAGATAATTTAATATTGCATCACGGATGTGTAAAACTAACTGCTGGCCAGAATACCTGCACACTTTTATTGTTTTGTCTATGTTTTTATGTTAGGTCTGAATGTGTCATTTGCAGCACATGAAGTGGGAAAACCTCTTGATGTCGCTTGTCCTTGCATTAACTCAGCCTTTTTCtaagtaccttttttttttctccccagtagAAAATCTTAAGCAAGGGCTGTGGTATTTTTTCTAATAGCTTCCCTATAATTTTAAAGTTGAATGAGATTACAACATTGTTCAGTGTTATAAAACTTGGCCAAATGTGTCTGTATCAAATTGTCTTGCTCATTTACAGAATTAAAGCCTATTGTTGCCAATAAAAAGGGTTGTTATTCTCCTTCATAATTTCATTGGCAAATCGTGTTTTGTTTATGATTTCTTTTGGTCTGTGGGATATGTGGGTtggtttgggtggggttttttttgctattgctgtacattttattttcatatcccacaaagataaatatatataaaaaggaCATATTATTTAAAGGCATGAATTTCTGGCAACTAATTACAACCAGTTAATGAGATTTAATAGTAGGAACAACTGAGGTAATCTTTTAACTATAGACAGTTATCAAAACTGGTTTAAAACTATCCTGTTATTCAGTGTTGGGGGTGTTTCAGATGAAATCTCTTGTGTTTACACAACAGCTTCAGTCACAACTTGGGTACTACAATGTATATTACCTGTTTGTAATTTTGTGGAGGACACCAAGCTGCAAGAAGTTAAGAAAGGATATGTCCTTCAACTTTGAAGGACAAGTTTAATTAAGGTTGATTTTGTTGTGGGTTGTTTTCTTTGCCTGTTTGTATAAACATAAATAGGTTATTCTGTAAAATTATGTACTTCAGAAAGAGTGAAACTAAAATACAAAACACCTAGCTAAGCAGCCAGAGAGCAGAGATACACTTAGTTACATGGGTCAGAAACTAAATGTCGGTAATGACATGTTTTGTTTTGGATCTGTTAATTCACACCATTTGTACCTAGAATGCTGACTGTTATGTTCTGCTTGGTGCTGATAAGATTCCACTAAGGGTGTGAGGTAGGTGATAAAAAAATGAGACATCTTTGCATAAAGGCACATTGGAAAGTCTTGCATGATTTCAAACATGTCAGCAGCATTGTTCTATGAAGAAAgcatttaaaaatagttctttccAGACCAGAAAAAGAAAACTGAGACAACACTGTAGCAAGTTCTTGTGTATTTTTAGAAAAGGTCACTTGTTTGTGTCAGGTGTTAAAGCAACGGCTAAGAGATCAACTCTATCAAAAAAAAGATGATACTGGAAAAACTTACTTTTAGGTTGGAGAACACAGAAAGGGACATCTAGACACCTCTGTTGTTGAGCTTAGGAAACCATGTATCAGCTATGCCTAGAACAGGCTGGTCCTAATGTCTTGTCAGGAGAGGACAGTGGGTAAATTCTTAGTGTCTGGCATAGTCTTTTCTTAGTCAAATTCAGTAGCAGAAAACACTAAATCTACAAAAAGTTGCAAAACATTAAGTGATTGTAATGTAACTTGCTTATTACAAACTGTACAGTGTTTTAGGAGCAGtaggaaggagaaaaagaagttCACTGTCAATGCAGCAATTGTCAAGTTTCTGACTGGGAGTGATGCCAACTTCTATTTCTGCCTTAACTCTATTCCTGGTGAGTTAAAACTACCTACGTGGATAAATTAGATATGTGTAGCTTTCCCCCTGTATTGATCAGGGCTTGGGTGTGTCACAGTTTCAAGGTCATATTTTTCTTGCAGTTTTAGCTATTTGCAAAGTGACCTTCTGAAAACAAGTATCTATTGTAGTACAGAAAGAGAAGATAGTAATGTTTTCTAAGAGCAGTGAGTATGCTAAGGTAGAAAGATGAAGCACTTGGTAATAGTTTAGGTGATACAGTTCTCTCAAAaatggaacaaagtggaaaactTTCCTAGCCTTTACATCTGACACCTTTTTTAGTTTCTCTGTAGTGGAAGTTTTTTAGCAGTTTGGTTTTAGAAGTATTTTCCAGTATGTTTTCTGTTCATCAAGGAAACTGTTCAGGTTCTTTTACAATAATGTTTGTATGGATTCCACTTCATTTTGAAGTAATGCTGGGTTGATGACTAAAACTTTATGGGTGCTAATTCTGCAGAAGCACTCATTCCAGTGATGCTCCAGATGCAGAAAAAAAAGGAGTAAAGATATCCAAGGAAAGGAAGCCCCAGGGCTGCTACAGAATTGGAAGCTTTTGTAAAAATGTGTATGATACTGCTCCTGTAGACTTTTTTAATAAGAATGAGAATGCTGAATTGCAGTTGGAGATAATCCTTGACtcctaataaaataattttaaaaaatatgtctGCCTTCCCTAAAGTGACAATTTTAAAGCAATATAAAATCCTTTCAAATTTTCTTCAAGTGTAGAAACCTTTCACAGTTGTGGTTAATTGCACTGCAGTTTGGCTAAATGGAGTGGATATACTAAGCATGCAAAAATGGAGTTTAAGAATAAATTCCATACAAGTATGAAGAAAAAAACCAGGTTTGGTGACTTTAGTATGCAGCTTTCATTGAAGATACTGATTCTGTAGGAAGCCAATGATAGTTTGGTattgtttttatttaatattattttgtaAGATTCAGCTGTACCATTTTTATAGGTAGACTAATAAAATATAAATGCCTAATCTCCAATTACTAAATCTTTAATGCACAATTCTAATGAGGTATTTATTCAACAGCTGCAAatatttaaagtaaaaaaaaagtctttgacaTGTCAAAGGATACTTTCATTCACTTCACTCATTCATTTTACATATAAATGTTTTCATGTTTTAAACTGTTCGCCTTCATTGCATAAATGTAGCAACTGTGCAGTGGTTTATCAGTAATAATTAAGCTGTTGTTTTTCTCTTGCTTGTAAAAAATATCTGATAGTatttagggctttttttttttctcaatcacTGTTTTATTGTTTACTTGTTGCAGGCTTTCTTAGCCTAGCATTGCCAAGATTAGATATTTTCATCAGGTCAGTCTGTATAAGAAAACAACACTATTGTGTTAATATTCTCACAACTTGTTCTTTCACTTCTGTGTCAGGGTGATGCAGCAAAGATGCCAGTCTCTGAGCAaatggggcagagtccctgcagAGTGTGAGGAAAATTGAGTCTTCACTGTATTCCTCAATCTTGGTGCCTTCTTCATCCTTCATGTTCTTTTTCAAGTTGGCTGCAAATGCCAGGGCTCGAACCAGAATATCTCTGTTTACACAGTTGTCAAAAAGTGACACCAATGATGGCACCTAGGACATTGAAGAAATAGTCCATACTTAATCACCAGCAGTAAGTACATGGAACTAAATCACACttatgaaaatggaaaaaaaagtgcACCTAAACCATCTAATGCAGAAATTGTATGACATCCCAGTATGCTGTGAACCCCTGTCAGAAACTTGCAGAGTGTATATTTTCTCTCTAGAAAAGACTGGCCTGTTCATCAATGGGCTAATAAAttctttgtattttattttcaatCTCCAAAATGTGGCTG of the Melospiza melodia melodia isolate bMelMel2 chromosome 4, bMelMel2.pri, whole genome shotgun sequence genome contains:
- the NAPEPLD gene encoding N-acyl-phosphatidylethanolamine-hydrolyzing phospholipase D isoform X2 — encoded protein: MDKNTDEEQPSTSCNQYPKEAVRRRQNSGRGSGGSDLSRTFRKSFRLDYRLEEDVTKSKRGKDGRFVNPWPTWKSPTLPNILKWSFMEKNNSNVPRSKQELDKELPVLQPYFVGAPEDAGQTGSGMRVTWLGHATVLVEMDELVFLTDPIFSQRASPIQLLGPKRFRGPPCTVAQLPRIDAVLISHTHYDHLDYNSVASLNERFGSELRWFVPLGLLPWMQRCGCENVIELDWWEENCVPGHDAVTFVFTPSQHWCKRTVTDDNKVLWGSWSVLGPWNRFFFAGDTGYCFAFEQIGKRFGPFDLAAIPIGAYEPRWFMKYQHVDPEEAVRIHIDVQAKKSVAIHWGTFALANEYYLDPPVKLNEALERYGLKKDDFFILRHGESRNLNTNDRFEN
- the NAPEPLD gene encoding N-acyl-phosphatidylethanolamine-hydrolyzing phospholipase D isoform X1, encoding MEEEEKGDETLQGRQQQPRSSPEKGMDKNTDEEQPSTSCNQYPKEAVRRRQNSGRGSGGSDLSRTFRKSFRLDYRLEEDVTKSKRGKDGRFVNPWPTWKSPTLPNILKWSFMEKNNSNVPRSKQELDKELPVLQPYFVGAPEDAGQTGSGMRVTWLGHATVLVEMDELVFLTDPIFSQRASPIQLLGPKRFRGPPCTVAQLPRIDAVLISHTHYDHLDYNSVASLNERFGSELRWFVPLGLLPWMQRCGCENVIELDWWEENCVPGHDAVTFVFTPSQHWCKRTVTDDNKVLWGSWSVLGPWNRFFFAGDTGYCFAFEQIGKRFGPFDLAAIPIGAYEPRWFMKYQHVDPEEAVRIHIDVQAKKSVAIHWGTFALANEYYLDPPVKLNEALERYGLKKDDFFILRHGESRNLNTNDRFEN